A region of Pseudorasbora parva isolate DD20220531a chromosome 14, ASM2467924v1, whole genome shotgun sequence DNA encodes the following proteins:
- the b3galt2 gene encoding beta-1,3-galactosyltransferase 2 codes for MQWRRRHCCPIKMTWNVKRSLFRTHVAGLLSLASLFALFLIYCHQDLLQGRSWLRDNPLVYTMRGLRPHKDRAKGNQSSLRSLWKENTYVLPKPSVNFNLSSHQAEITARGIVGLEISPSSNNSNTNSNTKSLHREMGVGGRLAAQPHHWLLNEPYKCNESSPFLVLLIAAEPRQLEARNAIRQTWGNESVAMGYGFVRLFLLGRIPNAYPQSSIDEESLQHHDIIQQDFSDTYYNLTIKTLMGMSWVARYCPHARYVMKTDSDMFVNTEYLIQKLLKPSMAPRQNYFTGYLMRGYAPNRNKDSKWYMPPELYSSERYPIFCSGTGYVFSGDMAAKIYNASLSIRRLHLEDVYVGICLAKLRIDPVPPPNEFLFNHWRVSYSSCKYSHLITSHQFQPNELMKYWNHLQSNKHNPCLNMAKDKSGRPRHRKLQWEGLR; via the coding sequence ATGCAGTGGCGGCGGCGACACTGCTGCCCCATCAAGATGACCTGGAATGTCAAGCGGTCACTCTTCCGCACACATGTAGCAGGCCTTCTCTCGCTGGCCTCACTCTTCGCCCTCTTCCTCATCTACTGCCACCAGGATTTGCTGCAGGGCCGGAGTTGGTTGCGAGACAACCCTTTGGTTTACACCATGCGGGGTTTGCGCCCCCACAAGGACCGTGCGAAGGGAAACCAAAGCTCACTGCGAAGCCTCTGGAAAGAGAATACTTATGTGCTCCCCAAACCGTCTGTTAACTTCAATTTGAGTTCTCACCAGGCTGAGATTACCGCCCGGGGGATTGTGGGACTGGAGATATCACCGAGCAGCAACAACTCGAACACCAATAGCAACACCAAGAGCCTGCACAGGGAAATGGGAGTGGGAGGCCGTCTGGCAGCCCAGCCTCATCACTGGCTGCTTAATGAGCCCTACAAGTGCAATGAAAGCAGTCCCTTCCTGGTTTTGCTAATTGCTGCCGAGCCAAGGCAGTTGGAGGCAAGGAACGCCATCAGACAGACCTGGGGCAACGAGAGCGTAGCCATGGGTTATGGGTTCGTGCGGCTCTTTCTGCTGGGAAGGATTCCTAATGCGTATCCTCAGAGCTCTATTGACGAGGAGAGCTTGCAGCACCATGACATCATCCAGCAGGACTTCTCGGACACCTATTACAACCTTACCATCAAGACACTAATGGGCATGAGCTGGGTTGCTCGCTATTGCCCGCACGCCCGTTATGTCATGAAGACGGACAGTGACATGTTTGTCAACACAGAATATCTCATCCAAAAGCTGCTAAAGCCAAGCATGGCGCCTCGACAGAATTACTTCACAGGCTACCTAATGAGAGGCTACGCTCCCAACCGCAACAAGGACAGTAAATGGTACATGCCACCAGAGCTGTATTCCAGCGAGAGATACCCCATCTTTTGCTCCGGGACGGGCTACGTATTCTCGGGGGACATGGCTGCGAAAATCTACAATGCCTCGTTGAGCATCCGTCGCCTTCACCTCGAGGATGTGTATGTGGGAATCTGCCTGGCGAAACTGCGGATCGATCCAGTGCCGCCGCCTAACGAGTTTCTCTTCAACCACTGGAGAGTGTCGTACTCCAGCTGCAAATACAGTCACCTGATCACCTCTCACCAGTTCCAGCCCAATGAACTCATGAAATACTGGAATCACTTGCAAAGCAACAAGCACAATCCTTGCCTTAACATGGCGAAGGATAAGAGCGGGCGACCGCGCCATAGGAAATTGCAGTGGGAAGGTCTTCGGTGA